A single region of the Pseudomonas solani genome encodes:
- the copI gene encoding copper-resistant cuproprotein CopI, whose product MKSSLIALALGLSFSLPVLADTPAGGYAFGHPGKAAEADRTVEITLGDMYYEPVSLEVKEGETVRFVLKNTGGLLHEFNLGDAAMHAAHQKEMLQMQQMGMLTPTGMNHDMGQMDHSKMGHDMAGMDHGAMMKHDDPNSVLVEPGKTAELTWTFSATTGLEFACNIPGHYQAGMVGSLKVTP is encoded by the coding sequence ATGAAATCCTCTCTCATCGCCCTGGCCCTGGGCCTGTCCTTCAGTCTGCCGGTGCTGGCCGACACGCCGGCCGGGGGCTACGCCTTCGGTCACCCGGGCAAGGCCGCCGAGGCCGACCGCACCGTGGAGATCACCCTCGGCGACATGTACTACGAGCCGGTCAGCCTGGAAGTGAAGGAGGGCGAGACGGTGCGCTTCGTGCTGAAGAACACGGGCGGCCTGCTGCACGAGTTCAACCTGGGCGACGCCGCCATGCATGCGGCGCACCAGAAGGAAATGCTGCAGATGCAGCAGATGGGCATGCTCACCCCCACCGGCATGAACCACGACATGGGCCAGATGGACCACAGCAAGATGGGCCACGACATGGCCGGCATGGACCATGGCGCGATGATGAAGCACGACGACCCCAACAGCGTGCTGGTGGAGCCGGGCAAGACCGCCGAGCTGACCTGGACCTTCAGCGCCACCACCGGGCTGGAGTTCGCCTGCAACATCCCCGGGCATTACCAGGCGGGGATGGTGGGCAGCCTCAAGGTCACGCCATGA
- the queF gene encoding NADPH-dependent 7-cyano-7-deazaguanine reductase QueF (Catalyzes the NADPH-dependent reduction of 7-cyano-7-deazaguanine (preQ0) to 7-aminomethyl-7-deazaguanine (preQ1) in queuosine biosynthesis): protein MQHPAEHSPLGKSSEYISTYSPQLLFPISRVAKWNELGLTAETLPYKGVDFWNCYELSWLTPSGKPVVAIGEFAIPAASPNIIESKSFKLYLNSLNQSAFANAAELVAVLEKDLSAAAGAPVQVRVRSLAEVEAEGVARAAGTCIDDLDVAIANYEHPQPELLRADAGEVVEEALHSHLLKSNCPVTSQPDWGTLVVEYKGARLDHASFLAYIVSFRQHCDFHEQCVERVFLDLQRLLKPEYLTVHARYVRRGGLDINPYRSTHELAPDNGRLARQ, encoded by the coding sequence ATGCAGCATCCCGCCGAACACTCGCCGCTGGGCAAATCCAGCGAGTACATCAGCACCTACAGCCCGCAACTGCTGTTCCCCATCTCCCGCGTGGCGAAATGGAACGAGCTGGGGCTGACGGCGGAGACCCTGCCTTATAAAGGCGTGGATTTCTGGAACTGCTATGAGCTGTCCTGGCTGACCCCGTCCGGCAAGCCGGTGGTGGCCATCGGCGAGTTCGCCATCCCGGCGGCCTCGCCGAACATCATCGAGTCGAAGTCGTTCAAGCTTTACCTCAACTCGCTGAACCAGAGCGCCTTCGCCAATGCCGCCGAGCTGGTGGCGGTGCTGGAGAAGGACCTGTCGGCCGCCGCCGGCGCGCCGGTGCAGGTGCGCGTGCGCAGCCTGGCCGAGGTGGAGGCCGAAGGCGTGGCCCGCGCCGCCGGGACCTGCATCGACGACCTGGACGTGGCCATCGCCAACTACGAGCACCCGCAGCCGGAGCTGCTGCGTGCCGATGCCGGCGAGGTGGTGGAAGAGGCGCTGCACAGCCACCTGTTGAAGTCCAATTGCCCGGTCACCAGCCAGCCGGACTGGGGCACCCTGGTGGTGGAGTACAAGGGCGCGCGCCTGGATCACGCCAGCTTCCTGGCCTATATCGTCAGCTTCCGCCAGCACTGCGACTTCCACGAGCAGTGCGTGGAGCGCGTCTTCCTCGACCTGCAGCGCCTGCTCAAGCCGGAGTACCTGACGGTACATGCCCGCTACGTGCGCCGGGGCGGGCTGGACATCAACCCCTACCGCAGCACCCATGAGCTGGCACCGGACAACGGGCGGCTGGCACGGCAGTAG
- the rssC gene encoding anti-sigma factor antagonist RssC, with amino-acid sequence MSTGKIQFAEQDGTFVLKFVGEIRLTLCSALDATIEKIFSALNFSAIVIDLTETRSIDSTTLGLLAKLSILSRQKVGLLPTVVTTHPDITRLLQSMGFDQVFNIVGKPLPCPECLEDLPPQDQTEDVVRTKVLEAHRILMGLNESNREAFHDLVSALERS; translated from the coding sequence ATGAGTACCGGTAAAATCCAGTTTGCCGAGCAGGACGGAACCTTCGTCCTGAAGTTCGTCGGTGAAATTCGCCTTACCTTGTGTTCGGCTCTGGATGCGACCATTGAAAAGATCTTCTCCGCGCTGAATTTCTCTGCGATCGTCATCGATCTCACGGAAACTCGCAGCATCGACAGCACTACATTGGGCCTGCTGGCCAAGCTGTCGATCCTCTCGCGGCAGAAGGTAGGACTGTTGCCGACCGTGGTGACCACCCACCCGGACATTACTCGACTGTTGCAGTCGATGGGGTTCGACCAGGTGTTCAATATCGTCGGCAAGCCGCTGCCATGCCCGGAATGCCTGGAAGACCTGCCTCCGCAGGACCAGACCGAGGACGTGGTACGCACCAAGGTGCTGGAAGCACACCGCATCCTGATGGGGCTCAACGAGTCCAATCGAGAAGCCTTCCACGATCTGGTGAGCGCCCTCGAGCGCAGCTGA
- a CDS encoding copper resistance protein B, which translates to MRSIKWGLLAALASPAALAMDMDAMPVGYFGFDRLESRFHGNDAQLAWEAEGWYGNDLHKLVLKNEGLRDAGGPTVDSETQLLYRRMVSDFFDWQVGLRYDDQPGPSRSYGVLGIKGLAPQWFEVEANLFLSERGDPSLRLEAEYELLLTRSLVLEPRLEYDLALADDHDLGRGAGGSTLETGLRLHWRLAPDFSPYIGYEWERTYGRSGDWLRQEGEADEEGAWVVGLRAWF; encoded by the coding sequence ATGCGCAGCATTAAGTGGGGCTTGCTGGCGGCATTGGCCAGCCCGGCAGCGCTGGCGATGGACATGGACGCCATGCCCGTCGGTTATTTCGGCTTCGATCGCCTGGAGAGCCGTTTCCACGGCAACGACGCGCAGCTGGCCTGGGAGGCGGAGGGCTGGTACGGCAACGACCTGCACAAGCTGGTGCTGAAGAACGAGGGCCTGCGCGATGCCGGTGGGCCGACCGTGGACAGCGAGACGCAGCTGCTCTATCGGCGCATGGTCAGTGACTTCTTCGACTGGCAGGTGGGGCTGCGTTACGACGACCAGCCCGGGCCTTCGCGCAGTTACGGGGTGCTTGGCATCAAGGGCCTGGCGCCGCAGTGGTTCGAGGTGGAGGCGAACCTGTTCCTCAGCGAGCGGGGCGACCCCTCCCTGCGCCTGGAGGCGGAGTACGAGCTGCTGCTGACCCGCAGCCTGGTGCTGGAGCCGCGTCTGGAGTACGACCTGGCCCTGGCCGACGACCACGACCTGGGGCGCGGCGCCGGCGGCAGCACGCTGGAGACCGGGCTGCGCCTGCACTGGCGGCTGGCGCCGGACTTCTCGCCCTACATCGGCTACGAGTGGGAGCGTACCTATGGGCGCAGCGGCGATTGGCTGCGGCAGGAGGGCGAGGCGGACGAGGAGGGGGCCTGGGTGGTCGGGCTGCGCGCCTGGTTCTGA
- a CDS encoding MlaA family lipoprotein — translation MRMIATGWLDRLGRVCCVAGLALLPLAANAAESDPWEGVNRVIFRFNDTLDTYALKPVAQGYQAVTPDIVESGVHNVFNNVGDVGNLANDLLQAKFHDAGVDTGRLIFNTTFGLLGVFDVATRMGLQRNDEDFGQTLGAWGVGSGPYVVLPLLGSSTLRDAPAKIPDSYLGPYPYIDHVPTRNVIRGVNVIDARANLLSAEKFIQGDKYNFIRNAYLQNREFKVRDGEVEDDF, via the coding sequence ATGCGAATGATCGCCACCGGGTGGCTCGATCGTCTGGGTCGTGTGTGCTGCGTAGCGGGGCTGGCACTGCTGCCGCTGGCGGCGAATGCGGCGGAAAGCGATCCGTGGGAAGGCGTCAACCGGGTGATCTTCCGCTTCAACGACACCCTGGATACCTATGCGCTGAAACCTGTCGCCCAGGGCTACCAGGCGGTGACCCCGGATATCGTCGAGAGCGGCGTGCACAACGTCTTCAACAACGTCGGCGATGTCGGAAACCTGGCCAACGACCTGCTGCAGGCGAAGTTCCATGACGCCGGCGTCGACACCGGTCGCCTGATCTTCAACACCACCTTCGGCCTGCTGGGCGTGTTCGACGTGGCCACCCGCATGGGGCTGCAGCGCAACGACGAGGACTTCGGCCAGACCCTGGGCGCCTGGGGCGTGGGCAGCGGCCCGTACGTGGTGCTGCCGCTGCTGGGCTCGAGCACCCTGCGCGACGCGCCGGCGAAGATCCCGGACAGCTACCTCGGCCCGTACCCGTACATCGACCACGTGCCGACGCGCAACGTGATCCGTGGTGTGAACGTTATCGACGCCCGCGCCAACCTGCTGTCGGCGGAGAAGTTCATCCAGGGCGACAAGTACAACTTCATCCGCAACGCCTACCTGCAGAACCGTGAGTTCAAGGTGCGCGACGGCGAGGTCGAGGACGACTTCTAA
- a CDS encoding copper resistance system multicopper oxidase yields the protein MKRVLIGAGLLALAANALGGSYDLVIDEGQVELSDGRRPALTINGQSPAPELRFKEGEEVEIRVTNRLDRDTSLHWHGIILPYDQDGVPGISFPGIKPGQTFTYRFRLQQSGTYWYHAHSDFQEQEGLYGPLVIEPRAREPYRYDREYTVMLFDWQDEKPERTLANLKKDAEYYNDQKLTLGDFFRDAGRDGVWATLKDRWAWGDMRMSPTDIADVSGFRFLVNGRDTGQNWTALFKPGERVRLRLINASGMSYFDLRIPGLPMTVVQADGNDVLPVTVDSLRMTVAETYDVIVQPTEDRAYSLLAESMDRRGLVRATLAPRDGMAGEVPPLGAPRRLTMADMGMAHDMGDMAGMDHGAMAGMDHATMGHGMPSAPAGNPDYAPGSGVAPEAEGGRVLVYGDLKAMRPDARYRAPDRTIELKLTGNMERYFWSFDGVKYSEAEPIRLRYGERVRFRFVNQTMMNHPMHLHGMWMQLDKGNGRLNPLKHVVNVAPGSTLEVDVPADAIGEWAFHCHLIYHMASGMFRKVIVEAPDGSSRSLGDAMEMDSKGDAAHAQH from the coding sequence ATGAAGCGGGTGCTGATCGGCGCCGGGCTGCTGGCCCTGGCCGCCAACGCCCTGGGTGGCAGCTACGACCTGGTGATCGACGAAGGGCAGGTCGAGCTGAGCGATGGCCGCCGGCCGGCGCTGACCATCAATGGCCAGTCGCCGGCCCCGGAGTTGCGCTTCAAGGAGGGCGAGGAGGTGGAGATCCGCGTGACCAACCGCCTGGACCGCGACACCTCGCTGCACTGGCACGGGATCATCCTGCCCTACGACCAGGACGGCGTGCCGGGCATCAGCTTCCCCGGCATCAAGCCCGGGCAGACCTTCACCTACCGCTTCCGCCTGCAGCAGTCGGGCACCTACTGGTACCACGCCCACAGCGACTTCCAGGAACAGGAGGGGTTGTATGGGCCACTGGTCATCGAGCCCCGGGCCCGCGAGCCGTACCGCTACGACCGCGAATACACGGTGATGCTGTTCGACTGGCAGGACGAGAAGCCCGAACGCACCCTGGCCAACCTGAAGAAGGACGCCGAGTACTACAACGACCAGAAGCTGACCCTTGGGGACTTCTTCCGCGATGCCGGGCGCGATGGCGTCTGGGCGACGCTGAAGGACCGCTGGGCCTGGGGCGATATGCGCATGTCGCCGACCGATATCGCCGATGTCAGCGGCTTCCGCTTCCTGGTCAACGGCCGCGACACCGGGCAGAACTGGACGGCGCTGTTCAAGCCGGGCGAGCGGGTGCGCCTGCGCCTGATCAACGCCTCGGGCATGAGCTACTTCGACCTGCGCATCCCCGGCCTGCCGATGACCGTGGTGCAGGCCGACGGCAACGACGTGTTGCCGGTGACGGTGGACAGCCTGCGCATGACGGTGGCGGAAACCTATGACGTGATCGTGCAGCCGACCGAGGACCGCGCCTACTCGCTGCTGGCCGAATCCATGGACCGGCGCGGCCTGGTGCGCGCCACCCTGGCACCGCGCGACGGGATGGCCGGCGAGGTGCCGCCCTTGGGCGCGCCACGCCGCCTGACCATGGCCGACATGGGCATGGCTCACGACATGGGGGACATGGCAGGCATGGACCACGGCGCCATGGCCGGGATGGACCACGCCACCATGGGCCACGGGATGCCGTCGGCGCCGGCGGGCAACCCCGACTACGCGCCGGGCAGCGGCGTGGCGCCGGAGGCCGAGGGCGGGCGCGTGCTGGTCTACGGCGACCTCAAGGCGATGCGCCCGGACGCCCGCTACCGCGCGCCGGACCGCACCATCGAGCTGAAGCTCACCGGCAACATGGAGCGCTACTTCTGGTCCTTCGACGGGGTGAAGTATTCGGAGGCCGAGCCTATCCGCCTGCGCTACGGCGAGCGGGTGCGCTTCCGCTTCGTCAACCAGACGATGATGAACCACCCCATGCACCTGCACGGCATGTGGATGCAGCTGGACAAGGGCAATGGCCGGCTCAATCCGCTCAAACATGTGGTGAACGTGGCACCCGGCAGCACCCTGGAAGTGGACGTGCCGGCTGATGCCATCGGTGAGTGGGCCTTCCACTGCCACCTGATTTACCACATGGCCAGCGGCATGTTCCGCAAGGTGATCGTCGAGGCGCCCGATGGCAGCAGCCGTTCCCTGGGCGACGCGATGGAGATGGACAGCAAGGGGGACGCCGCTCATGCGCAGCATTAA
- a CDS encoding acyl-CoA thioesterase, whose protein sequence is MQEKRLLHIARIPVRWGDMDSYGHVNNTLYIQYLEEARVAWFEQHGIPMTNVEQGPVVLQTLHTYLKPVVHPATVVIQLFAGKVGTSSLVVEHRLSTEEDPHTLYGEGYCKLVWVDHAGNRPVPVPASLRELMNGS, encoded by the coding sequence ATGCAGGAAAAACGATTGCTTCATATTGCCCGCATCCCGGTGCGCTGGGGCGACATGGACAGCTACGGCCACGTCAACAACACCCTCTATATCCAATACCTGGAAGAGGCCCGCGTCGCCTGGTTCGAGCAGCACGGCATCCCCATGACCAACGTCGAACAGGGCCCGGTGGTCCTGCAGACCCTGCACACCTACCTCAAGCCCGTGGTGCACCCCGCCACCGTGGTCATCCAGCTGTTCGCCGGCAAGGTCGGTACCTCCAGCCTGGTGGTCGAGCACCGCCTCAGCACCGAGGAAGATCCGCACACTCTCTACGGCGAGGGCTACTGCAAGCTGGTCTGGGTCGATCACGCCGGCAACCGCCCGGTCCCCGTGCCAGCCAGCCTGCGTGAGCTGATGAACGGCAGCTGA
- a CDS encoding PilZ domain-containing protein — MSQSDRAYSEKRDFIRMQVEAHVVLHHAGREIPALCRDLSSTGMQLEADVELAIGDKVKVHIPSDHAELQGLLAEAEVVRLSDSENGGKSIGLAIISMR; from the coding sequence ATGAGCCAAAGCGATCGAGCCTATAGCGAGAAACGCGATTTCATCCGGATGCAAGTCGAAGCCCATGTCGTCCTGCATCATGCCGGACGCGAGATTCCCGCCCTTTGCCGCGACCTCTCCAGTACCGGCATGCAGCTGGAAGCGGACGTGGAGCTGGCGATCGGCGACAAGGTCAAGGTCCACATCCCATCCGACCACGCCGAACTGCAGGGCCTCCTGGCTGAAGCCGAGGTGGTGCGCCTGAGTGATAGCGAGAACGGTGGCAAGTCCATCGGGCTCGCCATCATCTCGATGCGCTGA
- a CDS encoding DUF4404 family protein, with product MSERLQQQLQELREQLASDAPMDEHERAELNTLIQDIELQLATEPATPPDDSLVDGVNLAVERFEIKHPTLAGTLRNIVQSLANMGI from the coding sequence ATGTCTGAACGTCTGCAGCAGCAACTGCAAGAACTGCGCGAGCAGTTGGCCAGCGACGCCCCGATGGATGAGCACGAGCGCGCCGAGCTGAACACGCTGATCCAGGACATCGAACTGCAACTGGCCACCGAACCGGCCACCCCGCCCGACGACAGCCTCGTGGATGGCGTCAACCTCGCGGTCGAGCGCTTCGAGATCAAGCACCCGACCCTGGCCGGCACCCTGCGCAACATCGTCCAGAGCCTGGCGAACATGGGCATCTGA
- the rssB gene encoding two-component system response regulator RssB yields the protein MHNTSAKLLIIDDDEVVRASLAAYLEDSGFSVLQAANGLQGLQVFEQERPDLVICDLRMPQVDGLELIRRVNQLQSDTPVIVVSGAGVMSDAVEALRLGAADYLIKPLEDLAVLEHSVHRALDRHALRVENQRYREELEAANRELQASLHLLQEDQNAGRQVQMNMLPVTPWTVDGLKFAHQIIPSLYLSGDFVDYFRVDDHRVAFYLADVSGHGASSAFVTVLLKFMTTRLLYESRRGGLLPEFKPSDVLGHINRGLINCKLGKHVTMLGGVIDEESGLLTYSIGGHLPLPVLFSEGKARYLSGRGLPVGLFDEATYEDQVLELPESFSLTLLSDGILDLLPGDTLKEKEAVLPELVCTAGGSLDGLRQVFGLANLGEMPDDIALLVLSRNLA from the coding sequence ATGCACAATACCAGTGCCAAGCTGCTGATCATCGATGACGACGAGGTAGTGCGCGCAAGCCTTGCGGCCTATCTGGAAGACAGTGGTTTCAGCGTCCTGCAGGCTGCCAATGGCTTGCAGGGGCTGCAGGTTTTCGAGCAGGAACGTCCTGACCTGGTGATCTGCGACCTGCGCATGCCACAGGTCGATGGCCTCGAGCTCATCCGCCGCGTCAACCAACTCCAGTCCGATACCCCGGTCATTGTCGTGTCCGGCGCTGGCGTCATGAGCGATGCCGTGGAAGCGCTGCGCCTGGGCGCGGCCGACTACCTGATCAAACCCCTGGAAGACCTGGCGGTGCTGGAGCACTCGGTGCACCGGGCGCTGGACCGCCACGCCCTGCGCGTCGAGAACCAGCGCTACCGCGAAGAGCTGGAAGCGGCCAACCGCGAGCTCCAGGCCAGCCTGCACCTGCTGCAGGAAGACCAGAACGCCGGGCGCCAGGTGCAGATGAACATGCTGCCGGTGACGCCCTGGACGGTGGATGGGCTGAAGTTCGCCCACCAGATCATCCCGTCGCTGTACCTGTCGGGGGATTTCGTCGACTACTTCCGCGTGGACGATCACCGCGTCGCCTTCTACCTGGCCGATGTCTCCGGCCATGGCGCGTCGTCGGCGTTCGTCACCGTGCTGCTGAAGTTCATGACCACCCGGCTGCTCTATGAGTCCCGTCGCGGCGGGCTGCTCCCGGAGTTCAAGCCTTCCGATGTGCTCGGCCATATCAACCGTGGGTTGATCAACTGCAAGCTGGGCAAGCACGTGACCATGCTCGGCGGGGTGATCGACGAAGAAAGCGGTCTTCTGACCTACAGCATCGGCGGGCACCTGCCGCTGCCGGTGCTGTTCAGCGAAGGCAAGGCGCGTTACCTGAGCGGGCGCGGCCTTCCGGTTGGGCTGTTCGATGAGGCGACTTACGAGGACCAGGTCCTCGAGCTGCCGGAGTCCTTCAGTCTGACGCTTTTATCCGACGGCATTCTGGACCTTTTGCCGGGAGATACGCTCAAAGAAAAAGAGGCTGTGCTACCGGAATTGGTGTGCACGGCAGGTGGCAGTCTGGATGGCTTGCGACAGGTGTTTGGACTGGCCAATCTGGGCGAGATGCCGGATGATATCGCCTTGCTGGTGTTGAGCAGGAACCTTGCATGA